One Myotis daubentonii chromosome 12, mMyoDau2.1, whole genome shotgun sequence genomic region harbors:
- the LGALSL gene encoding galectin-related protein — MAGSVADSDAVVKLDDGHLNNSLGSPVQADVYFPRLIVPFCGHIKGGMRPGKKVLVMGIVDLNPESFAISLTCGDSEDPPADVAIELKAVFTDRQLLRNSCISGERGEEQSAIPYFPFIPDQPFRVEILCEHPRFRVFVDGHQLFDFYHRVQTLSAIDTIKINGDLQITKLG; from the exons ATGGCGGGATCGGTGGCCGACAGTGATGCCGTAGTG AAACTAGATGATGGACATTTAAACAACTCCTTGGGCTCTCCAGTGCAAGCCGACGTGTACTTCCCACGACtg ATAGTTCCATTTTGTGGGCATATTAAAGGTGGCATGAGACCAGGCAAGAAGGTGTTAGTGATGGGCATCGTTGACCTCAACCCTGAGAG TTTTGCCATCAGCTTGACCTGTGGTGACTCAGAAGATCCTCCAGCTGATGTGGCAATTGAACTCAAAGCTGTGTTCACAGACCGGCAGCTACTCAGAAATTCTTGTATATCTGGCGAAAGGGGCGAGGAGCAGTCAGCGATCCCTTACTTTCCATTCATCCCAGACCAGCCATTCCGG GTGGAAATTCTCTGCGAGCACCCACGTTTCAGAGTGTTTGTGGATGGACATCAACTTTTTGATTTTTACCACCGAGTTCAAACGTTATCTGCAATTGACACCATAAAGATAAACGGGGACCTCCAGATCACTAAGCTTGGCTGA